From Juglans regia cultivar Chandler chromosome 8, Walnut 2.0, whole genome shotgun sequence, the proteins below share one genomic window:
- the LOC109002785 gene encoding uncharacterized protein LOC109002785 isoform X2, translating to MDSDVEESLRKRQRKNPYFVDSSSRKNFMQEEDIRLEITRARFSNVLKRHGELTERLSRDSDKMVFERLQKEFDAARVSQTEEICLDGEEWNDGLLATIRERVHMEADRKTMLGDTNMVPGPHFQEKTTYKVGSKVICCLEGARIGIQYGTSFPGGPCELYHCVLESKSFLEKMTVLEHTIPFFLPIREAENDLLSSNAMAYVDRREQVQLIKELYGDQIRELYHSLPYHMVEFVLDVSDCKVTVSLRYADLVSVLPSRIRVLAWPSKKNSINAATLNRKESGVLGSHQIPARLSYAEDALRTMSLPEAFAEIVLKLSRELQHIFHHQSPS from the exons ATGGATAGCGACGTTGAAGAGTCGCTGAGGAAGAGACAGAGAAAGAATCCCTACTTTGTGGATTCTTCATCTCGTAAG AACTTTATGCAAGAGGAAGATATTCGGTTGGAGATAACACGAGCAAGAT TTTCAAATGTTCTAAAAAGGCATGGAGAATTAACTGAGCGTCTCTCTAG GGATTCCGACAAGATGGTGTTCGAGCGTCTACAAAAAGAATTTGATGCTGCCCGTGTTTCTCAAACTGAAG AGATTTGTTTAGATGGTGAAGAATGGAATGATGGGCTACTAGCAACAATAAGGGAGCGG GTTCACATGGAGGCAGATAGAAAGACAATGCTGGGGGACACAAACATGGTGCCTGGTCctcattttcaggaaaaaacTACTTATAAAGTTGGGAGTAAG GTTATTTGTTGTCTAGAGGGGGCAAGAATTGGCATACAATATGGAACATCTTTTCCAG GAGGACCCTGTGAGCTTTACCATTGTGTGCTCGAAAGCAAATCATTTCTTGAAAAGATGACTGTCCTTGAACACACAATTCCCTTTTTTTTACCAATACGAGAAGCAGAAAATGATCTTCTTTCTTCCAATGCCATG GCTTACGTGGATAGGCGGGAACAG GTCCAGCTTATCAAGGAGTTGTATGGAGATCAAATTAGAGAATTGTATCACAGCCTTCCATACCACATGGTTGAATTTGTACTAGATGTTTCTGATTG CAAGGTAACAGTAAGTCTTAGATATGCAGATCTTGTCTCTGTACTTCCTAGTCGAATCAGAGTGCTTGCTTGGCCATCcaagaaaaatagtattaatGCAGCAACTCTGAACAGAAAGGAAAGTGGAGTGCTGGGAAGTCACCAAATTCCTGCACGCTTATCATATGCAGAGGATGCCTTACGAACCATGAGCTTACCTGAAG CATTTGCAGAGATTGTGTTAAAACTGTCTCGAGAACTTCAGCATATATTTCATCATCAGAGTCCCAGTTAG
- the LOC109002785 gene encoding uncharacterized protein LOC109002785 isoform X3, whose protein sequence is MDSDVEESLRKRQRKNPYFVDSSSRKNFMQEEDIRLEITRARFSNVLKRHGELTERLSRDSDKMVFERLQKEFDAARVSQTEEICLDGEEWNDGLLATIRERVHMEADRKTMLGDTNMVPGPHFQEKTTYKVGSKVICCLEGARIGIQYGTSFPGGPCELYHCVLESKSFLEKMTVLEHTIPFFLPIREAENDLLSSNAMKFIDYIGELLQAYVDRREQVQLIKELYGDQIRELYHSLPYHMVEFVLDVSDWLQGNSKS, encoded by the exons ATGGATAGCGACGTTGAAGAGTCGCTGAGGAAGAGACAGAGAAAGAATCCCTACTTTGTGGATTCTTCATCTCGTAAG AACTTTATGCAAGAGGAAGATATTCGGTTGGAGATAACACGAGCAAGAT TTTCAAATGTTCTAAAAAGGCATGGAGAATTAACTGAGCGTCTCTCTAG GGATTCCGACAAGATGGTGTTCGAGCGTCTACAAAAAGAATTTGATGCTGCCCGTGTTTCTCAAACTGAAG AGATTTGTTTAGATGGTGAAGAATGGAATGATGGGCTACTAGCAACAATAAGGGAGCGG GTTCACATGGAGGCAGATAGAAAGACAATGCTGGGGGACACAAACATGGTGCCTGGTCctcattttcaggaaaaaacTACTTATAAAGTTGGGAGTAAG GTTATTTGTTGTCTAGAGGGGGCAAGAATTGGCATACAATATGGAACATCTTTTCCAG GAGGACCCTGTGAGCTTTACCATTGTGTGCTCGAAAGCAAATCATTTCTTGAAAAGATGACTGTCCTTGAACACACAATTCCCTTTTTTTTACCAATACGAGAAGCAGAAAATGATCTTCTTTCTTCCAATGCCATG AAATTTATAGATTACATCGGAGAACTTTTGCAGGCTTACGTGGATAGGCGGGAACAG GTCCAGCTTATCAAGGAGTTGTATGGAGATCAAATTAGAGAATTGTATCACAGCCTTCCATACCACATGGTTGAATTTGTACTAGATGTTTCTGATTGGTTG CAAGGTAACAGTAAGTCTTAG
- the LOC109002784 gene encoding uncharacterized protein LOC109002784 codes for MQPQQSARIDLVDLKAQIVKKLGVNKSKLYFHHLNRFLSDKLGKSQFENFCIRAFGRDNLPLHNQLIISILKNACQAKTPPPIHLTGPQKLGIQAANSSGGEDGHEQSGVIFPGQNQNVPVWSNGVLPVSPRKGRSAIRDRKLKDRPSPLGPNGKVECVSHQSMGTEDGSSKFNMENGDLTPCDYQRSVQHLQTVAMPHENEREGAIQRPAEKPRIHCKDQTAVAVIDDQVEQSKRLRFYRSHLLAPLGIPFCSASVGGSRKVNSFSSSGDFVSCYDSGGLSDTETLRKRVEQIAAAQGLGGVSMECANMLNNMLDVYLKRLIRSCVELVGARCSREPKKYPAHKQQIQGKILNGMWPSNHLHMQSTGGPMEVMQEQGSQCSISLLDFKVAMELNPQQLGEDWPLLLEKICMQAFEE; via the coding sequence ATGCAACCTCAGCAGAGCGCCAGAATTGATTTGGTTGACTTGAAAGCTCAGATAGTGAAGAAACTTGGGGTGAATAAATCAAAACTGTACTTCCATCACTTGAATAGGTTCTTGAGCGATAAATTGGGCAAGAGtcagtttgaaaatttttgtattCGGGCTTTTGGGAGGGACAATCTTCCACTGCACAATCAACTCATAATTTCAATCTTGAAGAATGCATGCCAAGCCAAGACCCCACCACCAATTCATTTAACAGGTCCCCAAAAGTTAGGGATACAAGCTGCAAACAGTTCTGGTGGGGAAGATGGGCATGAACAAAGTGGGGTAATTTTTCCAGGTCAGAATCAGAATGTGCCTGTGTGGTCTAATGGGGTTCTGCCAGTGTCCCCGCGAAAGGGTAGGTCTGCGATACGTGATCGGAAGCTCAAGGATAGACCAAGCCCACTTGGACCAAATGGGAAGGTCGAGTGTGTTTCACATCAGTCCATGGGAACAGAAGATGGCAGTAGTAAGTTTAACATGGAAAATGGCGATTTGACTCCATGTGATTATCAGAGATCAGTGCAGCATCTTCAAACAGTTGCTATGCCACATGAGAATGAGAGGGAGGGTGCTATCCAGCGACCTGCAGAGAAGCCAAGGATACATTGTAAGGATCAGACTGCAGTAGCTGTCATTGATGATCAGGTGGAGCAGTCAAAGCGGTTGAGATTCTATAGAAGTCACCTACTTGCCCCCCTAGGAATTCCATTTTGCTCAGCTAGTGTAGGCGGGTCCCGTAAAGTTAATTCATTCAGTAGCAGTGGTGATTTTGTTAGCTGTTATGATAGTGGTGGATTGTCTGATACAGAGACACTGAGAAAACGTGTGGAGCAGATTGCGGCAGCACAGGGCCTTGGTGGCGTTTCCATGGAATGTGCTAATATGTTGAATAATATGTTGGATGTGTACTTGAAGCGGTTAATCAGGTCTTGTGTTGAGTTGGTGGGAGCAAGGTGTTCACGTGAGCCAAAAAAGTACCCTGCTCACAAGCAGCAGATTCAAGGCAAAATTCTCAATGGCATGTGGCCAAGTAATCATTTACATATGCAGAGCACAGGTGGGCCCATGGAAGTTATGCAGGAGCAAGGATCCCAATGCTCAATATCTTTGCTTGATTTCAAAGTTGCCATGGAGCTGAATCCTCAGCAACTTGGGGAAGATTGGCCATTACTGCTGGAGAAAATATGCATGCAAGCATTTGAGGAATGA
- the LOC109002787 gene encoding plasma membrane ATPase 4, protein MGGDKGISLEEIKNESVDLERIPIEEVFEQLKCSREGLSSEEGANRLLVFGPNKLEEKKESKLLKFLGFMWNPLSWVMEAAAIMAIALANGSGRPPDWQDFVGIVVLLLINSTISFIEENNAGNAAAALMAGLAPKTKVLRDGRWSEQDAAMLVPGDIISIKLGDIIPADARLLEGDPLKIDQSALTGESLPVTKNPSDEVFSGSTCKQGEIEAVVIATGVHTFFGKAAHLVDSTNQVGHFQKVLTAIGNFCICSIAVGIIIEIIVMYPIQHRKYRDGIDNLLVLLIGGIPIAMPTVLSVTMAIGSHRLSQQGAITKRMTAIEEMAGMDVLCSDKTGTLTLNKLTVDRNLIEVFAKGVEKEHVILLAARASRTENQDAIDAAIVGMLADPKEARAGAREIHFFPFNPVDKRTALTYIDDNGNWHRASKGAPEQIITLCNCKDDVRKRVHAVIDKFAERGLRSLAVARQEIPEKTKDSPGAPWQFVGLLPLFDPPRHDSAETIRRALNLGVNVKMITGDQLAIAKETGRRLGMGTNMYPSSSLLGQDKDASIAALPVDELIEKADGFAGVFPEHKYEIVKKLQERKHICGMTGDGVNDAPALKKADIGIAVADATDAARGASDIVLTEPGLSVIISAVLTSRAIFQRMKNYTIYAVSITIRIVFGFLFIALIWKFDFAPFMVLIIAILNDGTIMTISKDRVKPSPQPDSWKLREIFATGVVLGGYLALMTVIFFWVMKDTNFFSDKFGVRPLSGNNREMMAALYLQVSIISQALIFVTRSRSWSFIERPGLLLLTAFVLAQLVATFIAVYANWGFARIKGAGWGWAGVIWLYSIVTYVPLDILKFAIRYILSGKAWDNLLENKTAFTTKKDYGKEEREAQWAAAQRTLHGLQPPETNNLFADKNSYRELSEIAEQAKRRAEVARLRELHTLKGHVESVVKLKGLDIDTIQQHYTV, encoded by the exons ATGGGTGGCGATAAGGGCATCAGTCTCGAGGAGATCAAGAACGAGTCCGTTGATCTG GAACGAATTCCTATTGAGGAAGTGTTCGAGCAGTTGAAATGTTCACGGGAAGGTCTATCGTCCGAGGAAGGAGCCAACAGGCTTCTAGTTTTTGGACCCAACAAGCTAGAAGAGAAGAAG GAAAGCAAACTTCTCAAGTTTTTGGGTTTTATGTGGAATCCATTGTCTTGGGTCATGGAAGCTGCCGCTATCATGGCTATAGCCTTGGCAAATGGCAGTGGAAGGCCTCCAGATTGGCAGGACTTTGTTGGTATCGTGGTTCTATTGTTGATCAACTCCACAATCAGTTTTATCGAAGAAAACAATGCTGGTAATGCAGCTGCAGCCCTTATGGCTGGTCTTGCTCCCAAGACTAAG GTTCTGAGAGATGGTCGATGGAGTGAACAAGATGCTGCCATGTTGGTTCCTGGAGATATTATCAGCATCAAATTGGGAGATATTATTCCTGCTGATGCTCGTCTTTTAGAGGGTGATCCGTTAAAAATTGATCAATCTGCTCTTACTGGAGAATCCCTTCCTGTTACAAAGAACCCATCAGATGAAGTATTTTCTGGATCAACATGTAAACAGGGTGAAATAGAAGCAGTCGTGATCGCCACTGGTGTCCACACATTTTTTGGAAAAGCCGCACATTTGGTCGATAGCACCAATCAAGTTGGGCACTTCCAGAAAGTTCTCACTGCAATTGGTAATTTCTGCATTTGTTCGATTGCTGTTGGAATAATCATTGAGATTATTGTCATGTACCCAATACAACATCGCAAGTATAGGGATGGAATTGACAATCTGCTGGTTCTCTTGATTGGGGGAATTCCCATTGCCATGCCTACTGTTTTGTCTGTCACAATGGCTATTGGTTCCCACAGACTCTCTCAACAGGGTGCCATTACAAAGAGAATGACTGCAATTGAGGAAATGGCTGGCATGGATGTTCTCTGCAGTGACAAAACTGGGACTCTAACCTTGAATAAGTTGACCGTTGATAGAAATTTGATTGAAGTGTTTGCGAAGGGTGTGGAGAAAGAGCATGTTATCCTTCTCGCAGCGAGGGCTTCTaggactgaaaatcaagatGCCATTGATGCTGCTATTGTAGGGATGCTTGCAGATCCGAAAGAG GCGCGAGCTGGTGCTAGAGAGATTCATTTCTTTCCATTCAACCCTGTAGATAAGAGGACTGCTCTTACCTACATTGATGATAATGGAAATTGGCACCGTGCTAGTAAAGGTGCTCCTGAGCAG ATAATAACCCTTTGCAACTGCAAGGACGACGTTAGGAAAAGGGTTCATGCAGTGATTGATAAATTTGCTGAACGCGGTCTTCGATCTTTAGCTGTTGCAAGACAG GAAATACCTGAGAAAACAAAAGATAGCCCAGGGGCACCATGGCAGTTTGTTGGTTTGTTGCCTCTCTTTGATCCTCCCAGGCATGACAGTGCAGAAACCATCAGAAGAGCACTTAACCTTGGTGTGAATGTCAAGATGATCACAG GGGACCAGCTTGCCATTGCTAAAGAAACAGGCCGAAGGCTTGGAATGGGAACAAATATGTACCCCTCTTCTTCATTGCTTGGACAAGACAAGGATGCTTCAATTGCAGCCCTCCCGGTAGATGAGTTGATCGAGAAGGCTGATGGATTTGCTGGAGTTTTTCCAG AACACAAATACGAAATTGTAAAGAAGCTGCAAGAGAGGAAGCACATTTGTGGAATGACAGGAGATGGTGTCAATGATGCGCCTGCTTTAAAGAAGGCAGATATTGGAATTGCTGTTGCTGATGCTACTGATGCTGCTAGAGGTGCTTCGGACATTGTCCTCACTGAACCTGGTTTGAGTGTCATCATTAGTGCTGTACTGACCAGCAGGGCTATTTTCCAGAGGATGAAGAATTACACA ATATATGCAGTTTCAATCACTATTCGTATAGTG TTTGGCTTCCTGTTTATTGCTTTGATATGGAAGTTCGACTTTGCACCATTCATGGTTCTAATTATTGCCATCCTAAATGACG GCACAATCATGACAATATCAAAGGATCGGGTAAAACCATCTCCACAGCCAGACAGCTGGAAGCTGAGAGAAATTTTTGCTACTGGCGTTGTGCTTGGAGGTTACTTGGCACTAATGACAGTGATATTCTTTTGGGTTATGAAAGATACCAACTTTTTCTcg gACAAATTTGGCGTGAGGCCATTAAGTGGCAACAATAGGGAAATGATGGCAGCCTTATACCTGCAAGTTAGTATTATAAGCCAGGCCCTTATTTTTGTCACAAGGTCTCGCAGCTGGTCCTTTATTGAACGACCTGGACTTCTCTTGCTCACTGCTTTTGTACTTGCTCAGCTG GTAGCTACTTTCATAGCAGTCTATGCAAATTGGGGTTTTGCAAGGATAAAAGGAGCTGGGTGGGGTTGGGCTGGTGTAATCTGGCTTTATAGTATTGTAACATATGTTCCCCTTGATATCCTCAAATTTGCAATCCGCTACATTCTGAGTGGGAAGGCCTGGGATAACCTTTTGGAGAACAAG ACTGCCTTTACTACAAAGAAAGACTATggcaaagaagagagagaagcaCAGTGGGCAGCTGCGCAGAGGACCCTACATGGTCTCCAACCGCCTGAAACCAACAACCTTTTTGCTGATAAGAATAGTTACAGGGAGCTTTCAGAGATAGCAGAGCAAGCCAAACGACGGGCTGAGGTTGCAAG GCTAAGGGAGCTACATACGCTGAAGGGGCACGTTGAGTCAGTGGTGAAGCTGAAAGGATTAGACATCGATACAATCCAGCAACACTACACAGTTTAA
- the LOC109002785 gene encoding uncharacterized protein LOC109002785 isoform X1, producing MDSDVEESLRKRQRKNPYFVDSSSRKNFMQEEDIRLEITRARFSNVLKRHGELTERLSRDSDKMVFERLQKEFDAARVSQTEEICLDGEEWNDGLLATIRERVHMEADRKTMLGDTNMVPGPHFQEKTTYKVGSKVICCLEGARIGIQYGTSFPGGPCELYHCVLESKSFLEKMTVLEHTIPFFLPIREAENDLLSSNAMKFIDYIGELLQAYVDRREQVQLIKELYGDQIRELYHSLPYHMVEFVLDVSDCKVTVSLRYADLVSVLPSRIRVLAWPSKKNSINAATLNRKESGVLGSHQIPARLSYAEDALRTMSLPEAFAEIVLKLSRELQHIFHHQSPS from the exons ATGGATAGCGACGTTGAAGAGTCGCTGAGGAAGAGACAGAGAAAGAATCCCTACTTTGTGGATTCTTCATCTCGTAAG AACTTTATGCAAGAGGAAGATATTCGGTTGGAGATAACACGAGCAAGAT TTTCAAATGTTCTAAAAAGGCATGGAGAATTAACTGAGCGTCTCTCTAG GGATTCCGACAAGATGGTGTTCGAGCGTCTACAAAAAGAATTTGATGCTGCCCGTGTTTCTCAAACTGAAG AGATTTGTTTAGATGGTGAAGAATGGAATGATGGGCTACTAGCAACAATAAGGGAGCGG GTTCACATGGAGGCAGATAGAAAGACAATGCTGGGGGACACAAACATGGTGCCTGGTCctcattttcaggaaaaaacTACTTATAAAGTTGGGAGTAAG GTTATTTGTTGTCTAGAGGGGGCAAGAATTGGCATACAATATGGAACATCTTTTCCAG GAGGACCCTGTGAGCTTTACCATTGTGTGCTCGAAAGCAAATCATTTCTTGAAAAGATGACTGTCCTTGAACACACAATTCCCTTTTTTTTACCAATACGAGAAGCAGAAAATGATCTTCTTTCTTCCAATGCCATG AAATTTATAGATTACATCGGAGAACTTTTGCAGGCTTACGTGGATAGGCGGGAACAG GTCCAGCTTATCAAGGAGTTGTATGGAGATCAAATTAGAGAATTGTATCACAGCCTTCCATACCACATGGTTGAATTTGTACTAGATGTTTCTGATTG CAAGGTAACAGTAAGTCTTAGATATGCAGATCTTGTCTCTGTACTTCCTAGTCGAATCAGAGTGCTTGCTTGGCCATCcaagaaaaatagtattaatGCAGCAACTCTGAACAGAAAGGAAAGTGGAGTGCTGGGAAGTCACCAAATTCCTGCACGCTTATCATATGCAGAGGATGCCTTACGAACCATGAGCTTACCTGAAG CATTTGCAGAGATTGTGTTAAAACTGTCTCGAGAACTTCAGCATATATTTCATCATCAGAGTCCCAGTTAG